In Corynebacterium guangdongense, one DNA window encodes the following:
- the greA gene encoding transcription elongation factor GreA, whose protein sequence is MAETQKQYITPEMKAKLEGELQALIDNRPVIAAEINERREEGDLKENAGYDAAREQQDQAEARIKQISEVLANSTTERGELAEGVAHTGSVVHVYYNGDENDKETFLIGTRAAATGNKDLETYSEQSPLGAAVLGAQEGDTREYTAPNGNTITVTIVSAAPYDSEKAATPRASN, encoded by the coding sequence ATGGCAGAGACTCAGAAGCAGTACATCACTCCGGAGATGAAGGCGAAGCTCGAGGGTGAGCTGCAGGCGCTGATCGACAACCGTCCGGTCATCGCCGCGGAGATCAACGAGCGCCGCGAGGAAGGCGACCTCAAGGAGAACGCCGGCTACGACGCCGCGCGTGAGCAGCAGGACCAGGCAGAGGCCCGCATCAAGCAGATCTCCGAGGTGCTCGCGAACTCCACCACGGAGCGCGGTGAACTCGCCGAGGGCGTCGCCCACACCGGTTCGGTCGTCCACGTCTACTACAACGGCGACGAGAACGACAAGGAAACCTTCCTGATCGGCACCCGTGCCGCGGCCACCGGCAACAAGGACCTGGAAACCTACTCCGAGCAGTCCCCGCTCGGCGCGGCCGTTCTGGGCGCGCAGGAGGGCGACACCCGCGAGTACACCGCGCCCAACGGCAACACCATTACGGTCACGATCGTCTCGGCCGCACCGTACGATTCCGAGAAGGCCGCCACCCCGCGCGCGTCCAACTAA
- a CDS encoding flavodoxin domain-containing protein, with protein MAHILFESQYGSTQQYAEELAQRLSTSAEPLRGAEVPSGTDPIIVMSYVHGPTLPAAAWIAEHAKELNLGSRPVAVAAVGMSLSDYARERDQVGHMLGSRADHVKRFYLPGRLNYSQLSGTHGKVMTGIITAIRLKPGKSDNDRAMISSYNQDVDWVDVDELGPIVAWAKRAG; from the coding sequence ATGGCCCATATTTTATTCGAATCCCAGTACGGCTCGACGCAACAGTACGCTGAAGAGCTGGCGCAGCGGCTGAGCACCAGCGCAGAGCCGCTGCGTGGCGCCGAGGTCCCCTCCGGCACCGATCCGATCATCGTCATGAGCTACGTGCACGGCCCGACGCTGCCGGCGGCCGCCTGGATCGCCGAGCACGCCAAAGAGCTGAACCTGGGTTCTCGACCGGTGGCGGTGGCCGCGGTCGGCATGTCGCTGAGCGATTACGCCCGCGAGCGCGACCAGGTGGGCCACATGCTCGGCTCCCGGGCGGATCACGTCAAGCGCTTCTACCTGCCCGGCCGCCTGAACTACTCGCAGCTCAGCGGCACCCACGGGAAGGTGATGACGGGCATCATCACCGCCATCCGCCTCAAACCGGGCAAGAGCGACAACGATCGCGCGATGATCTCCTCGTACAACCAGGACGTCGACTGGGTCGACGTCGACGAGCTGGGCCCGATCGTCGCGTGGGCGAAGCGCGCGGGCTAG
- a CDS encoding TetR/AcrR family transcriptional regulator, whose translation MNTRRRLSTAERRHDILTAAREHFRRSPFAEVSVPAIADDAGSSQSLIYHYFRSKPGLHTATVAHALESQHRRRAEALAALEDGQPLHYRVETLFLAHLDAIAEEPLLLPGATEPESTLLVRREAETAFAQELSDLIGVGDATARHRWAVTGIIGFLHRAAGLWSRDGFPADQRRPLIEATLGAMEGALGDWRVGG comes from the coding sequence ATGAACACCCGCAGACGACTGAGCACCGCCGAGCGTCGCCACGACATCCTCACCGCCGCCCGGGAGCATTTTCGCCGCTCCCCCTTCGCCGAGGTGTCCGTCCCGGCGATCGCCGATGACGCGGGCAGTTCCCAGTCGCTGATCTACCACTACTTCCGCTCGAAGCCCGGCCTGCATACGGCCACCGTCGCCCACGCCCTGGAGTCCCAGCACCGGCGCCGGGCCGAGGCATTGGCCGCCCTCGAGGACGGCCAGCCCCTCCACTACCGGGTGGAGACACTCTTCCTCGCCCACCTGGACGCCATCGCCGAGGAGCCGCTCCTGCTTCCCGGGGCGACGGAGCCGGAGTCGACGCTGCTGGTGCGTCGAGAAGCGGAGACTGCGTTCGCCCAGGAACTCTCCGACCTGATCGGCGTCGGAGACGCGACAGCCCGCCACCGCTGGGCGGTGACGGGCATCATCGGTTTTCTGCACCGCGCGGCCGGACTGTGGTCACGCGACGGCTTCCCCGCCGACCAGCGCCGCCCCCTGATCGAGGCCACGCTGGGAGCGATGGAAGGAGCGCTCGGCGACTGGCGGGTCGGCGGCTGA
- the coaA gene encoding type I pantothenate kinase: MARTSDVSPYLDFDRESWRELRNSMPQVLTEDEVVELRGLGENLDLAEVSDVYLPLSRLIHLQVTARQELTRATETFLGDDPGHVPFIIGVAGSVAVGKSTTARLLQVLLQRWDSHPRVDLVTTDGFLLPTEELERRQLMSRKGFPESYDRRALLRFVTDVKSGAPLVSAPVYSHTTYDIVPGAVQEVRRPDILIIEGLNVLQTGPTLMVSDLFDFSVYVDARTGDIEQWYIDRFLELRSTAFRRPGAHFAKYADTDDDQAVTIAREIWQSINLPNLVENILPTRVRASLVLSKGRDHLVERIRMRKI, encoded by the coding sequence ATGGCCAGAACCTCCGACGTCAGCCCGTACCTGGATTTCGACCGCGAATCATGGCGGGAACTGCGCAACTCCATGCCGCAGGTGCTGACCGAGGACGAGGTCGTCGAGCTGCGCGGTCTGGGCGAGAATCTCGACCTGGCGGAGGTCTCCGACGTCTATCTCCCGCTGTCGCGTCTGATCCATCTCCAGGTCACCGCCCGCCAGGAGCTGACGCGCGCCACGGAGACCTTCCTCGGCGACGACCCCGGGCACGTCCCCTTCATCATCGGCGTCGCCGGCTCCGTGGCGGTGGGCAAGTCCACGACCGCCCGCCTGCTCCAGGTGCTGCTGCAGCGCTGGGATTCCCACCCGCGGGTGGATCTCGTCACCACCGACGGCTTCCTGCTGCCGACCGAGGAACTGGAACGCCGCCAGCTGATGAGCCGCAAGGGGTTCCCGGAGTCCTACGACCGCCGCGCCCTGCTGCGTTTCGTCACCGACGTCAAGTCCGGCGCCCCCCTGGTCTCCGCGCCGGTGTACTCCCACACCACCTACGACATCGTGCCCGGGGCGGTCCAGGAGGTGCGCCGCCCCGACATCCTCATCATCGAGGGGCTCAACGTCCTGCAGACGGGTCCGACCCTGATGGTCTCGGATCTCTTCGACTTCTCCGTCTACGTCGACGCCCGTACCGGCGACATCGAGCAGTGGTACATCGACCGCTTCCTGGAGCTGCGCTCGACCGCTTTTCGACGCCCGGGGGCACACTTCGCGAAGTACGCCGACACCGACGACGATCAGGCGGTCACCATCGCCCGGGAGATCTGGCAGTCGATCAACCTGCCGAACCTGGTCGAGAACATCCTCCCGACCCGGGTCCGGGCCTCACTGGTGCTGTCCAAGGGACGCGATCACCTGGTCGAGCGCATCCGCATGCGCAAGATCTAG
- a CDS encoding isoprenyl transferase: MSILSRLLYPLYEARLQRELRGVSQPKHIAVIVDGNRRWAREAGFTDVSHGHRVGAKKVAELVDWCADTDVEVVTVYLLSTENLSRSSDEIDTLYEIISGVISELADTDANCRVRLVGHLRLLPEEVSRRMQETAATTTEHTGVAVNIAVGYGGRQEIVDAVRTLIDEQAAAGTPAGEISEHVTIESVTDHLYTSGQPDPDLVIRTSGEQRLSGFLLWQAAYSEIWFTDTHWPAFRKIDFLRALRDYSQRSRRFGK, from the coding sequence GTGAGCATCCTGTCCCGACTGCTGTACCCCCTGTACGAGGCTCGTCTCCAGCGAGAGCTGAGGGGAGTGTCGCAGCCCAAGCACATCGCCGTCATCGTCGACGGCAACCGCCGCTGGGCGCGTGAGGCGGGGTTCACCGACGTAAGCCACGGCCACCGCGTGGGCGCGAAGAAGGTCGCTGAGCTGGTGGACTGGTGCGCCGACACCGACGTCGAGGTGGTGACCGTCTATCTGCTGTCGACGGAGAACCTCTCCCGGTCCTCGGACGAGATCGACACCCTCTACGAGATCATCTCCGGCGTCATCAGCGAGCTTGCCGACACCGACGCGAACTGCCGGGTCCGTCTCGTCGGACACCTGCGGCTGCTTCCCGAGGAGGTGTCCCGCCGGATGCAGGAGACGGCGGCCACCACCACGGAGCACACGGGCGTGGCCGTCAACATCGCGGTCGGTTACGGCGGTCGTCAGGAGATCGTCGACGCGGTGCGCACGCTCATCGACGAGCAGGCGGCGGCGGGCACGCCGGCCGGGGAGATCTCGGAGCACGTGACCATCGAGTCCGTCACCGATCATCTCTACACCTCGGGCCAGCCGGACCCGGACCTGGTCATCCGCACCTCCGGGGAGCAGCGGCTGTCCGGCTTCCTCCTGTGGCAGGCCGCCTACTCGGAGATCTGGTTCACCGACACCCACTGGCCGGCGTTTCGCAAGATCGACTTCCTGCGGGCGCTGCGCGACTACTCCCAGCGTTCGCGGCGTTTCGGGAAATAG
- a CDS encoding ABC-F family ATP-binding cassette domain-containing protein, with the protein MTATLVARDLAGGHGHRTLFHSLDFTVAPGDVIGVVGANGAGKSTLLRLLAGVDSPQSGTVALSPADAFVGWLPQEHERVPGETIADYVARRTGCAQATRDMDAAAEALGDGGEKSAEVYAAALDRWLASGAADLHERLPAVLADLGFDVGPEGVDAQLMTSLSGGQAARVGLAALLLSRFDVVLLDEPTNDLDLDGLARLESFVTGLRGGVVLVSHDREFLSRCVTQVLELDPAQDTHRVYGGGYDSYLEERATVRRQRREKYEEFAEKKSDLVARARTQREWSSHGVRNAIRKAPDNDKLRRKAASESSEKQAQKVRQMESRIARLEEVEEPRKEWKLEFTIATATRSGSVVATLNEAVYRQGEFTLGPVSLQVNARERIGITGPNGAGKSTLLRALLGRQRPDQGSASLGSGVEIGEIDQARSLLRGPGPLVDVFGAAVPDMTASEVRTLLAKFGLTADHVNRPVEGLSPGERTRAGMALLQARGVNLLVLDEPTNHLDLPAIEQLEEALESYDGTLLLVTHDRRMLRAVRTDRHWRVDAGQVTEL; encoded by the coding sequence ATGACCGCAACCCTCGTGGCCCGTGACCTGGCGGGCGGCCACGGCCACCGCACGCTGTTCCATTCGCTGGACTTCACCGTCGCCCCCGGAGACGTGATCGGCGTCGTCGGCGCGAACGGGGCCGGAAAATCCACCCTGCTGCGCCTGCTCGCGGGCGTGGATTCTCCCCAGTCGGGGACGGTCGCCTTGTCGCCCGCGGACGCCTTCGTCGGCTGGCTGCCCCAGGAACACGAACGTGTCCCCGGCGAGACGATCGCCGACTACGTCGCCCGCCGCACCGGTTGCGCACAGGCCACCCGGGACATGGACGCCGCCGCCGAGGCCCTCGGTGACGGCGGGGAGAAATCCGCCGAGGTCTACGCCGCCGCCCTCGACCGGTGGCTGGCCAGCGGCGCCGCCGACCTTCACGAGCGGCTCCCCGCCGTCCTCGCCGACCTGGGCTTCGACGTGGGCCCCGAAGGGGTCGACGCCCAGCTGATGACCTCGTTGTCGGGTGGTCAGGCCGCCCGCGTGGGGCTGGCGGCCCTGCTGCTGTCGCGTTTTGACGTCGTCCTGCTGGACGAGCCGACCAATGATCTCGACCTTGACGGGCTGGCGCGCCTGGAGAGCTTCGTGACGGGGCTGCGCGGGGGAGTGGTGCTGGTCAGCCACGACCGTGAGTTCCTCTCCCGCTGCGTCACCCAGGTCCTCGAACTCGATCCGGCGCAGGACACTCACCGGGTCTACGGCGGCGGGTACGACTCCTATCTTGAGGAGCGCGCGACCGTGCGCCGTCAACGGCGGGAGAAGTACGAGGAATTCGCCGAGAAGAAATCCGACCTCGTCGCGCGCGCCCGCACCCAGCGGGAATGGTCCAGCCACGGGGTACGCAACGCCATCAGGAAAGCCCCGGACAACGACAAGCTCCGGCGCAAGGCGGCGTCCGAGTCGAGTGAGAAGCAGGCCCAGAAAGTCCGTCAGATGGAGAGCCGGATCGCGCGCCTGGAGGAGGTGGAGGAACCCCGCAAGGAGTGGAAGCTGGAGTTCACCATCGCCACGGCGACCCGTTCCGGTTCGGTGGTGGCCACGCTCAACGAGGCGGTCTACCGCCAGGGAGAATTCACCCTCGGGCCGGTGTCTTTGCAGGTCAACGCCCGGGAACGGATCGGAATCACCGGCCCGAACGGAGCGGGCAAATCGACCCTGCTGCGTGCCCTGCTCGGCCGCCAGCGCCCGGATCAGGGGTCGGCCTCGCTCGGCTCCGGCGTCGAGATCGGGGAGATTGATCAGGCCCGTTCCCTCCTGAGGGGACCCGGGCCGCTGGTGGACGTCTTCGGGGCCGCGGTCCCGGACATGACCGCGAGCGAGGTGCGTACCCTGCTGGCCAAGTTCGGGCTGACCGCCGACCACGTCAACCGTCCCGTTGAGGGTCTCTCCCCGGGGGAGCGTACCCGTGCCGGGATGGCGTTGCTTCAGGCTCGGGGAGTCAACCTCCTGGTGCTCGACGAGCCGACCAACCACCTGGATCTGCCCGCGATAGAGCAGCTGGAGGAGGCGCTCGAATCCTATGACGGCACTCTGCTGCTGGTCACGCATGACCGCCGGATGCTGCGGGCCGTCCGCACTGACCGGCACTGGCGGGTGGATGCCGGCCAGGTCACGGAGCTGTGA
- a CDS encoding 3-deoxy-7-phosphoheptulonate synthase, with product MSHPVSLANAASTANRRVRAFHDLPSPAQVQARYPLTESQAAKVERDRQEIADIFAGEDDRLTVVVGPCSIHDPVAALDYANRLAPLAKRLNDDLKIVMRVYFEKPRTTVGWKGLINDPHLNETYDIDAGLALARKVLMDVVNLDLPTATEFLEPNSPQYYADAVAWGAIGARTTESQVHRQLASGMSMPIGFKNGTDGNIQVALDAVVAASQPQFFFGTSDEGHPSVVETAGNPHCHIILRGGTSGPNYDVDSVAASVGKIGPDARLMIDASHANSGKDHVRQAEVTQDIASAIAAGNEHIAGVMLESFLVAGAQSLDPAKLKINGGEGLVYGQSVTDKCMDVDTTVDLLAELAAAVRTRRQVHASGTSRDH from the coding sequence ATGAGTCACCCGGTATCCCTCGCCAACGCAGCCTCGACCGCCAACCGTCGGGTCCGCGCGTTCCACGACCTGCCCAGCCCCGCCCAGGTGCAGGCGCGATACCCGCTCACCGAGTCCCAGGCCGCCAAGGTCGAGCGCGATCGCCAGGAGATCGCCGACATCTTCGCGGGTGAGGACGATCGACTCACGGTCGTCGTCGGCCCGTGCTCCATCCACGATCCGGTCGCCGCGCTCGACTACGCCAACCGCCTTGCCCCGCTGGCCAAGCGCCTCAACGACGACCTGAAGATCGTCATGCGCGTCTACTTCGAGAAGCCGCGCACCACGGTCGGCTGGAAGGGCCTGATCAACGACCCGCACCTCAACGAGACCTACGACATCGACGCCGGTCTGGCGCTGGCGCGCAAGGTGCTCATGGACGTGGTCAACCTGGATCTGCCGACCGCCACCGAGTTCCTCGAGCCGAACTCGCCGCAGTACTACGCCGACGCCGTGGCCTGGGGAGCGATCGGCGCGCGCACCACCGAATCGCAGGTCCACCGACAGCTGGCCAGCGGCATGTCCATGCCGATCGGCTTCAAGAACGGCACCGACGGCAATATCCAGGTCGCCCTCGACGCGGTCGTCGCCGCCTCCCAGCCGCAGTTCTTCTTCGGCACCTCCGACGAGGGCCACCCCTCCGTCGTGGAGACGGCGGGCAACCCGCACTGTCACATCATTCTCCGCGGCGGCACCTCCGGGCCGAACTACGACGTCGACTCCGTTGCCGCCTCGGTCGGAAAGATCGGCCCCGACGCCCGCCTCATGATCGACGCCTCCCACGCCAACTCGGGCAAGGACCACGTCCGCCAGGCCGAGGTCACCCAGGACATCGCCTCGGCGATCGCCGCCGGCAACGAGCACATCGCCGGCGTCATGCTGGAGTCCTTCCTCGTCGCCGGCGCGCAGTCCCTGGACCCCGCGAAATTGAAGATCAACGGAGGGGAGGGCCTGGTCTACGGCCAATCCGTCACCGACAAATGCATGGACGTCGACACCACCGTCGACCTGCTCGCCGAGCTGGCGGCGGCGGTGCGCACGCGTCGGCAGGTCCACGCCTCGGGCACGTCGCGGGATCACTGA
- a CDS encoding Bax inhibitor-1/YccA family protein, translated as MRSNNPVLTNLPKATAGSYRQQQGYQDPYAGYQPAQTTGASDRPMTVDDVVTKTGLTLAVIVAFALVTFGVSFVDMGLALILTVVGAIGGFITVLVQAFRKSYGSAGATLLYAAFEGLFLGGFSMILSGWTVGDADAGALIGQAILGTVGVFVGMLVVYKTGAIRMTPRVSRFITAAIIGVAVLAVGNLLLALFTGMSPLRDGGTLAIVFSLVCIGLAAMSFLQDFDVADQLIRQGAPSKMAWGVALGLAVTLVWLYTEILRLLSYFQNR; from the coding sequence GTGCGCAGCAACAACCCCGTACTGACGAACCTGCCCAAGGCCACCGCCGGGAGCTACCGCCAGCAGCAGGGGTACCAGGATCCCTACGCCGGCTACCAGCCCGCCCAGACCACCGGTGCTTCCGACCGCCCGATGACCGTCGACGACGTCGTCACCAAGACGGGCCTGACCCTGGCCGTCATCGTCGCCTTCGCGCTGGTGACCTTCGGCGTCAGCTTCGTCGACATGGGCCTGGCCCTGATCCTCACGGTCGTCGGCGCCATCGGCGGTTTCATCACCGTCCTGGTGCAGGCCTTCCGCAAGTCCTACGGCTCCGCGGGCGCGACCCTGCTCTACGCCGCGTTCGAGGGTCTTTTCCTCGGCGGATTCTCGATGATCCTGTCCGGCTGGACCGTGGGCGACGCCGACGCCGGCGCCCTCATCGGCCAGGCCATCCTGGGCACCGTCGGCGTCTTCGTCGGCATGCTCGTGGTCTACAAGACCGGCGCCATCCGCATGACCCCGCGGGTGTCACGCTTCATCACTGCGGCGATCATCGGCGTCGCCGTCCTGGCCGTCGGCAACCTGCTGCTGGCCCTGTTCACCGGCATGAGCCCGCTGCGGGACGGCGGCACCCTGGCCATCGTCTTCTCCCTGGTCTGCATCGGCCTGGCGGCGATGAGCTTCCTGCAGGACTTCGACGTCGCCGACCAGCTCATCCGTCAGGGGGCTCCGTCCAAGATGGCCTGGGGCGTCGCCCTCGGCCTGGCCGTGACCCTGGTCTGGCTCTACACCGAGATTTTGCGTCTGCTGTCCTACTTCCAGAACCGCTGA
- the glyA gene encoding serine hydroxymethyltransferase, with protein MTDNPLLNTELADLDPTVASAIAGELNRQRTTLEMIASENFVSRAVLQAQGSVLTNKYAEGYPGRRYYGGCEQVDIVENLAIERAKELFGAEYANVQPHSGAQANAAVLHALIKPGDKIMGLSLAHGGHLTHGMKINFSGRLYEVVAYEVEPDTMRIDMDKVRETALREKPQVIIAGWSAYPRQLDFAKFREIADEVGAYLWVDMAHFAGLVAAGLHPSPVPHAHVVSTTIHKTLGGPRSGMILAKEEFAKKLNSAVFPGQQGGPLMHVVAAKAIALKVAGTEEFKDRQQRTIEGAQILAERLMQDDARNAGVDVLTGGTDVHLVLADLRNSDMDGQQAEDLLHEAGITVNRNAVPFDTRPPAVTSGLRIGTSALATRGFQAEDFRETADVIATALAQGKDADIQALRARVDALAAKYPLYEGLEEWKMF; from the coding sequence ATGACTGATAACCCGTTGCTCAACACCGAGCTCGCTGACCTCGATCCCACCGTTGCCTCCGCCATCGCCGGTGAGCTGAACCGTCAGCGCACCACCCTCGAAATGATCGCGTCGGAGAACTTCGTGTCCCGCGCGGTGCTGCAGGCCCAGGGCTCGGTCCTGACCAACAAGTACGCCGAGGGCTACCCGGGCCGCCGCTACTACGGTGGCTGCGAACAGGTCGACATCGTCGAGAACCTGGCCATCGAGCGCGCCAAGGAGCTCTTCGGCGCCGAGTACGCCAACGTCCAGCCGCACTCCGGTGCGCAGGCCAACGCCGCCGTCCTGCATGCGCTGATCAAGCCGGGCGACAAGATCATGGGTCTGTCCCTGGCACACGGCGGTCACCTGACCCACGGCATGAAGATCAACTTCTCGGGCCGTCTCTACGAGGTCGTCGCCTACGAGGTCGAGCCGGACACCATGCGCATCGACATGGACAAGGTCCGCGAGACCGCGCTGCGCGAGAAGCCGCAGGTCATCATCGCCGGCTGGTCCGCCTACCCGCGTCAGCTGGACTTCGCCAAGTTCCGCGAGATCGCCGACGAGGTCGGCGCCTACCTGTGGGTCGACATGGCCCACTTCGCCGGCCTGGTCGCCGCCGGCCTGCACCCCTCGCCGGTCCCGCACGCGCACGTCGTCTCCACAACCATCCACAAGACCCTCGGTGGCCCGCGCTCCGGCATGATCCTGGCCAAGGAGGAGTTCGCCAAGAAGCTCAACTCCGCCGTCTTCCCGGGCCAGCAGGGTGGCCCGCTGATGCACGTCGTCGCCGCCAAGGCCATCGCCCTCAAGGTCGCCGGCACGGAGGAGTTCAAGGACCGCCAGCAGCGCACCATTGAGGGAGCGCAGATCCTGGCCGAGCGCCTGATGCAGGACGACGCCCGGAACGCCGGCGTCGACGTCCTGACCGGCGGCACCGACGTCCACCTGGTGCTGGCTGACCTGCGCAACTCCGACATGGACGGCCAGCAGGCCGAGGACCTCCTGCACGAGGCCGGCATCACCGTCAACCGCAACGCCGTGCCCTTCGACACCCGCCCGCCGGCGGTCACCTCCGGTCTGCGCATCGGCACCTCCGCCCTGGCCACCCGTGGCTTCCAGGCCGAGGACTTCCGCGAGACCGCCGACGTCATCGCCACCGCCCTGGCCCAGGGCAAGGACGCCGACATCCAGGCTCTGCGCGCCCGCGTCGACGCCCTGGCCGCGAAGTACCCGCTCTACGAGGGCCTCGAGGAGTGGAAGATGTTCTAG
- a CDS encoding DUF4307 domain-containing protein, protein MSSTPVTRPASRYGRDNTPRKPSGIAGKVVAVAFTLLIIGTILFAARYLQERESVPVSASLVTYERLDEETMRLWVDISREDPSQPSYCIVTALNYAMAEVGRREVIMPAGGETQTRMQVDLPTRDLPVSGGVYGCSVNIPAYMNLEDPTYTAR, encoded by the coding sequence ATGAGCTCCACCCCAGTCACCCGACCCGCCTCCCGGTACGGCCGCGACAACACGCCGAGGAAGCCGTCGGGGATCGCCGGCAAGGTGGTGGCGGTGGCGTTCACCCTCCTGATCATCGGCACCATTCTCTTCGCCGCCCGTTACCTGCAGGAGCGTGAATCCGTTCCGGTGTCGGCGTCCCTGGTGACCTACGAGCGCCTCGACGAGGAGACCATGCGCCTGTGGGTGGACATCTCCCGCGAGGATCCCTCCCAGCCCTCCTACTGCATCGTGACCGCATTGAACTACGCCATGGCCGAGGTCGGTCGCCGCGAGGTCATCATGCCGGCCGGCGGCGAGACTCAGACCCGTATGCAGGTGGACCTGCCGACCCGTGATCTGCCGGTCTCCGGCGGCGTCTACGGCTGCTCGGTCAACATCCCCGCCTACATGAACCTCGAGGACCCGACCTACACCGCCCGTTAG
- the mca gene encoding mycothiol conjugate amidase Mca — protein sequence MSGYRLMSIHAHPDDEASKGAATTARYAAEGNDVLVVTCTGGERGSILNPAMDRPEIIENLMAVRRDEMAAAAEALGVEHVWLGYVDSGLPEGEPLPPLPEGCFAVQDDEDVAHDLIKLIREQRPHVILTYDENGGYPHPDHIKVHVTSMIAWDRAGDPEYAPELGEPWAPLKLYYSHGFIYQRILKMHRWLVDGGHESPFERMLERWGEQDADIMARVSTQVEAAEFFPHRDAALRAHATQIDPAGAFLAVPTEVQQTMWTTEEFELARTRVSTDLPETDLFAGIGDPSEADSSNHELHRK from the coding sequence GTGAGCGGCTACCGCCTGATGTCCATTCACGCACACCCTGACGACGAAGCGTCGAAGGGCGCGGCGACGACCGCCCGCTACGCCGCCGAGGGCAACGACGTGCTGGTCGTCACCTGCACCGGCGGTGAGCGCGGCAGCATCCTCAACCCGGCGATGGATCGCCCGGAGATCATCGAGAACCTCATGGCCGTGCGCCGCGACGAGATGGCCGCCGCCGCAGAGGCGCTCGGCGTCGAGCACGTGTGGCTCGGCTACGTCGATTCCGGCCTCCCGGAAGGCGAGCCCCTGCCGCCGCTGCCGGAGGGCTGTTTTGCGGTGCAGGACGACGAGGACGTGGCTCACGACCTGATCAAGCTCATCCGGGAGCAGCGCCCGCACGTCATCCTCACTTATGACGAGAACGGCGGCTACCCGCACCCGGACCACATCAAGGTCCACGTCACCTCGATGATCGCCTGGGACAGGGCCGGCGACCCCGAGTACGCCCCGGAGCTGGGGGAGCCCTGGGCGCCGCTGAAGCTGTACTACAGCCACGGGTTCATCTACCAGCGCATCCTCAAGATGCACCGTTGGCTGGTCGACGGCGGCCACGAGAGCCCCTTCGAGCGCATGCTCGAGCGCTGGGGTGAGCAGGACGCCGACATCATGGCCCGTGTCTCCACCCAGGTCGAGGCGGCCGAGTTCTTCCCGCACCGCGACGCCGCCCTGCGCGCCCACGCCACCCAGATCGACCCGGCCGGCGCCTTCCTGGCCGTGCCCACCGAGGTGCAGCAGACGATGTGGACCACCGAGGAATTCGAGCTGGCCCGCACCCGCGTGTCGACGGACCTGCCGGAAACGGACCTCTTCGCCGGGATCGGCGACCCGTCGGAGGCGGACAGTTCGAACCATGAGCTGCACCGCAAGTAG